A DNA window from Bdellovibrio sp. BCCA contains the following coding sequences:
- the pssA gene encoding CDP-diacylglycerol--serine O-phosphatidyltransferase has protein sequence MATETQLDSEDVRAQRLAMYIYILPNLMTTGNLFSGFFAVIQSIKGNYLYAAYAIVVAAVFDQLDGRLARLTRSTSKFGAEYDSLCDLVSFGMAPGVLLFLWALQPFGRLGWVACFLFVACGALRLARFNVQANVVEKNYFQGLPIPMAAGIVASSVLAFQDLELEPLGNYGLLIMTILLALVMVSNFRFRSFKDLDLKERLPFRYLILGVGVLVVVALRPEVMLFVLFMGYAALGAVFGIFRLGKNIRKIKPSVYAPAQVHESDLVLEEEEEEAKKDEKKT, from the coding sequence ATGGCTACTGAAACTCAATTAGATTCTGAAGATGTTAGAGCACAACGTTTGGCGATGTATATTTACATCCTTCCGAACTTGATGACGACGGGAAATTTGTTTTCCGGTTTCTTCGCAGTAATTCAATCCATCAAAGGAAATTATCTTTACGCAGCTTACGCGATTGTTGTCGCGGCGGTGTTTGACCAGCTCGATGGTCGCTTGGCGCGTTTGACTCGTTCGACAAGTAAGTTCGGTGCTGAGTATGATTCTCTGTGCGACCTTGTGAGCTTCGGTATGGCTCCGGGCGTTTTGTTATTCTTGTGGGCTTTGCAACCGTTCGGCCGCTTGGGTTGGGTGGCGTGCTTCCTGTTTGTCGCTTGTGGCGCTCTTCGTTTGGCGCGCTTTAACGTGCAAGCCAATGTGGTTGAGAAAAACTATTTCCAAGGTCTGCCAATTCCCATGGCCGCAGGTATCGTGGCGTCTTCTGTTTTGGCATTCCAAGATTTGGAACTAGAACCACTTGGGAACTATGGTCTTTTGATCATGACAATTTTGTTGGCTCTTGTGATGGTCAGCAATTTCCGTTTCCGCAGCTTTAAAGATTTGGATTTGAAAGAACGCCTTCCATTCCGTTATCTCATCTTGGGTGTCGGTGTGTTGGTTGTCGTAGCACTTCGCCCTGAAGTGATGCTCTTTGTTCTTTTCATGGGCTATGCCGCATTGGGCGCAGTCTTTGGTATCTTCAGACTTGGTAAAAATATTCGTAAGATTAAGCCGAGTGTGTATGCTCCAGCCCAAGTGCATGAGAGCGACCTAGTCCTCGAGGAAGAGGAAGAAGAGGCCAAGAAAGATGAAAAGAAAACTTAA
- a CDS encoding aspartate-semialdehyde dehydrogenase produces the protein MKRKLKVGVVGATGMVGQTFMNILAEREFPIEELRPFASENSLGKKIELQGKAWPVQVLKEGCFDGLDLVFFSSGDDISKEWAPKAVKAGAFAVDNSAAFRMDPNTVLVVPEVNGHLVDKNSKPQIIANPNCSTIQLVVALKPLQEKFGLEEVRVSTYQAVSGAGQGGYDELLEQTANHDKPQDPKTFPHTILFNCIPQIGSFSDDGYCSEEVKIMKETRKILGQENLKVSAFTVRIPALNAHSESVWVTLNRAANRDEVMTALSGFEGIVVQDEPKKSVYPLARDVSGKDPVYVGRVHRDPENPKMYLMWVVSDNIRKGAALNGIQIAEKIFFS, from the coding sequence ATGAAAAGAAAACTTAAAGTCGGAGTGGTCGGTGCGACCGGAATGGTCGGCCAAACGTTCATGAACATCTTAGCAGAGCGCGAGTTCCCAATCGAGGAACTGCGCCCTTTTGCTTCTGAAAACTCACTGGGTAAAAAGATTGAGCTGCAAGGCAAAGCTTGGCCCGTGCAAGTTTTAAAAGAAGGATGTTTCGACGGCCTCGATCTAGTTTTCTTTTCTTCAGGAGATGACATCTCTAAAGAGTGGGCTCCGAAAGCTGTCAAAGCTGGGGCCTTTGCCGTTGATAACTCTGCGGCTTTCCGTATGGACCCCAACACCGTGTTGGTCGTTCCTGAAGTGAATGGCCACTTGGTTGATAAAAATTCAAAACCACAGATCATTGCAAATCCCAACTGTTCAACAATTCAGTTGGTCGTGGCACTGAAACCTCTTCAAGAAAAATTCGGTTTAGAAGAAGTGCGCGTGAGCACGTATCAAGCCGTCAGCGGAGCCGGCCAAGGCGGTTACGATGAACTTCTTGAACAAACAGCGAATCACGATAAACCTCAAGATCCAAAAACATTCCCGCACACGATTTTGTTCAACTGCATTCCGCAAATCGGTTCTTTCAGTGACGACGGCTACTGCAGCGAAGAAGTCAAAATCATGAAAGAGACAAGAAAGATTTTGGGCCAAGAAAATCTAAAGGTCTCAGCATTCACAGTGCGTATTCCAGCATTGAACGCGCACAGTGAATCTGTATGGGTCACACTCAACAGAGCCGCAAACCGCGACGAGGTCATGACAGCTTTGTCGGGCTTTGAAGGCATCGTTGTTCAAGACGAACCAAAGAAAAGCGTTTATCCATTAGCAAGAGACGTATCAGGAAAAGATCCTGTTTACGTAGGCCGCGTCCACCGCGACCCAGAAAACCCAAAAATGTACCTCATGTGGGTTGTCTCAGACAACATCCGCAAAGGCGCTGCTCTCAACGGAATTCAAATCGCTGAGAAGATCTTTTTTAGTTAG